In Argiope bruennichi chromosome 4, qqArgBrue1.1, whole genome shotgun sequence, the sequence AATAACTCCTAAAAAGCGCGTCTCTTCAACAACATGGATAGCTATATTATTGATATAGATTACAGGATCTAGTTGAAGACTTCGCTGTCTGCAGAAATGAACGCAACAACTTTTTTCGGGAGAAAGTGTGTGACCATTCAAATCGCATCAAGCTACAAGTTTATTAATAGCGGCTTGTAACTGTCTCTCAATCAAAGACATATCCAACCCATGACAGGATATTTGTAAATCGTCCACATATAGGGTACCACTAACAGTTGCCGTTAGATCTCTAAGAATTTgactaaaatgaagaataaacaaGGTGTCACTTAACACGCACCCTTGAGGAACACCCTCCTGTTgaataaaaggatttgaaaaatgattaccGACTTTAACACGGAAAAGGCGATAACATAAGGAATATTAATGGCAAACATGAACGAAGATTgagttcattttttataatttaggtaATTTACTCTTTTATCGAAAATTGTTACATTTACTTGATCAATATGTAATGAATATGAGTATGAATTTTATATACTGAAAAAGCTAACCATGGCTGACTCTATCGTATAGATTTAATGCTCTGCACATTGTCTAAGTGGAGTGACGTCATTCCTTTGCTGAGAAGATTTCTTATATCGCACTTGACAATACCAGAAcccaagaaagaaaatttctaatttgcctGTAATGTGATCTTCTATTGGCATTCATTCTGTTGACGCCATCTATTGagagaatatagaactaaagtgaaaattttaaagaaatgacacttttttattttaattttttcaaaaaatactttactccaataaataaatgcctttgaaaaaatcaaattaaatctttagctcaaatagataaattaagtaaataccactttacttaaattaataaatgaaatattaattatgattaaacaatattatcaatactaatataataattttaaattaaaaatgtgattaaaataatagttatttggaaaaaatatgtaaaaataacaatagcaaaaatattttttattcaaaaaatcgtggattatgcatctctaatctATTGGTGGTGAAGTTTAGCAAGATGTCCTCGGAGATTTCCGTTCGGTTATGTCTTCTAATGTTGCGAATTCTCAATCTATGGAATAAAATCTTCTGTACGTTTTAGAATTGCAATTTCATagtttaataaatggaaaaataagattAGATGTGCCCAAATTCTTAAATCCAAATTTGGCTAGAAAATCAAACATCACTTATTTCTGAAATCAATATGGCACTTTCAATTAGTGGCAGAATTGTCGCTGGGTGGTGTTGGGAGTGTTTTCATTTCGGAAAAGCCGCGAAAGCCGAAGATCTTATATTTGTGAATACTGTCAGCTGCCGGTAAAAGCATAAGGtgaattagttattaaaaatgcacAAGTTTCGTCCTGTATCATTAAATGAACCTCCGAACAAACTTCGTGGCATTTTAATGAATGCAATAGGATTGtcaatttactcttttttttttcttttgtttgtttacaATGCATCCTTTGTTTCCTTTaaatacatagatttaaaatttgcaaattttttcagtttagaaCATATTGTTAGATTTCATTAGTGGTGCATGAAATCGTCCATTATATACTCTGTATTTTTGCAGAAATACAAAAAcggatatattaatttttcataatatattccaCTCtccattatgaaaaatatatcatttgaaatcatttgttcaaattttcgttaaaaaaatatattttttgtttcacttaattaattaaacaaatataccattattttgataaagaatttacAGATAGTTCCATGTAATCATTTAGCTtggtaaaaagtttttaaataaatgtatgcttacctttttcatatttaaatgtatttatataaattagaaaaaataaatgtgaatgaTGTAAATAAGAACTCTTTCCCTCTTAAAtgagtatcattttttaaaattatattttgaactgTAGTTATAAAATTCCCATATAATTGTAAaacattatgaaatgaaattaatttgcagttatttttttaataacgggTTTTAGGAAAAGTCATGTTTTTGCCACTACTCTTAAAATTTAAGTGTTTAATACCtaatataaaatgtgtaaaattgtCACACTATAAGACTTTTGTctgttgtattttaaatattctcatacttttttgcatttgttaattAAGAAtctaaatagtttcaaaattatttcctgaTAACATTAGGATTACTTGTAAAGTTATGATTAGCCATTTACAATATGCAAGCTGGTtatcaaatattgtaaatttatcttgatattaaatacatgttttcaattataatggaagaatttatgaagtaaaaatttttatctaatttttgtaTACACTGGTTAAAACGCAATACTTATTAAATCAATTGGAAATTATGCTCCGATTTTGTTAGTGAAgtgaacattaataaaattactaaaatcatttttaatatcttaaatattaaataactctatttttaatttttcttacttatacaattcttatttttcattttaaatttaatcagacgCAAGATTGTGCATAAGTTGTAAATTGTATTGATTAATCTTTCAATGATTGATTCCGTATAGTTTTTGCCATGTTACGAAGAGGAGCTTTAATAGTCTTGGAAGGCTGTGACCGGGTTGGGAAATCTACTCATTCTAAAATGCTTTATGAAGCTCTAAAATCTGAGGATCTTAAAGTGGAATCACTGCAATTTCCAGGTATGTTAAAATTagcgaaatattaatttcatgaattagtaaatttttattttttaagttataattaaatttttatttctctttaatattttgatttcggCTTTAAAGAGAAGtcttaaaaatgagataaatctttaattacaaagagaaaaaaacatttttgaaatagctatttctttacaattataaaacgaaaaggtaatttttctctAGCATTTTGTTTAACCACTCGTGCAGATTTTATTAACTTCTGGTATATGATGCAAACATaacttttgcattaaatattatcatattagaAATTTTGAGGGTTTTGTATGCATCATCTTAACAAGAtatgaatctatcgtgccattaTATTTCACTCATAtgtaaagtagaaaaattaaggGGGGAAATggagatattttcttttcaaaataaattgttgaaaatatattcaataatttatatatgagcaaaactatttttataaaaaaataatgcattgaaaaatattcgtatgcTTAAGATACTATAATACATTCAgcaataatataatgattttaattcagtattttattttataacaaatataggagtatttgaaattcaacttttttcatcATCACCACCATTACATCCAATAGTTTAAGATACTTTTATGACTGCAACTTcgttatatatagttttattgcTCTTTAGAGTCTTTACTactatatttatgatttttcattttgttaatggCATGAAAAAAggtttattgttaaatttcaatgCATTGCTCCTTTGAATTGCATAGATCAATGActaatacaatatattattaggtttagtgtaacattattttgaaatgaatttctaatgatgttgaattcaaagaattttaacaagatttcattttgtatatattctaatatattcttgtaaaaatctatgaaatttatcaattttataaacttttactgCCATTTCATTACAGATATCAGTACTTCTTACTtactgggggaaaaaaaaaaaggttttaaccATGCATACTATTAAGCCATCCTTCGACCAAAAACTAAATAACAGTGTGAAGTaattatttatgagtttttatatgaagaataaattcttggataatataaaattccaatgttgggtgaatttatttttgatggaaTAAACTCaaactatatatttatgaataggccagaaataaaaattgtacaattGAATAAGATAATATCTTGTGCATTATATTTCTGTGGATgttattttaatccaattttgaTTATCCAATTGATTGATACTTACGTACAAAATGCAAAGTTTTTCTTCTAAAGTTGCTTTATAAtggagatatatattttttattgttttagatcGAACAACAGCCATTGGTTCtgtcataaataaatatctaactGGTGCTGAAGAACTGGAAGATCATGCAATACATCTTCTTTTTTCTGCAAATCGCTGGGAACAAGTGTATGTGCTATCTTTTCATCtatacaaaaagttttaagtcTTTCAAGACATTTGAAAGGTTAATTTGCATGATGTGAATCATTCAGTTATTAAAGTAgggaaaaaggaaaagaatatattaaaattctgtacCATAAAATATTCATAGCCTGTAAACTGGTGCATACAATTCTCTTCCAGGCCCTTTGTattcattaaaagcatttttattttagtatatgatAGCTGTATATAAAgttctttttcataaatgttttaaattatttttttaattttgtttcatatcatAGCTAAGAAAGACTTTTTGCAATTTGTTGAttttatcaataaagaaattttaatgatttcaggCTTTCTGTCTCtaacattgaaattatatttttaaaagcagctAAGTAGTAGTAGTAAGTAGTCATTAAACATCaagcctctttttttttctttctcttttttttttttttttttttttaagtaagacaAAATTATTGacatatgtttaatattttttaatgtagtttctatttattttcaagacAGAATCTTAATTTTTAGTGTAACAGTGGAAAGTGGGTGTTGCAAATGCAGTTCAAAAAAGAGGTTGTTTTACTGTTATTGTGAATTTTACCTAtgcagtgaaataattttttggctttttctaaattaaattcgtTGGTTCCTCAAAAAGTTCATTTACTTGAAtaggatttttatgaaatatttttcatttatttaattttgtgtaaaattgttagaatttgataattttaaagagatgttttacTTTTCCACTTTCTAAACAatagatttgaaagaaattttttatttatttctgaaactacatgaaaaacaaaattttaaaagtgaaataacagATTGCATCATACCTTCTAACAGCTATGGAATTTTTGTAGTTGCTACGGAAATTAGGCAGAAGCTACAGAGTTACGGATATATAGTGAGAAACTATGGACTGAAAATACCCTCTTCCGGAATCCTTACTCAAATCAGTGCTGtggttaatgaaaaaaatttcagcatgatttaaaaaaaaaaaaaaaaaaaatgcagaatctTGTTCCTATATGAATGCAAAAATACTAGAGTTGCTCCTCTTTGCAAAATGCATTTAAGAGTTTGCTATGATGTTAAGCTGAggaataatgacttaaataaacctgctagttatttaataaaaaaaaaattgttagcagTGTTTATTTGATCAACAAAATCATATTGGTTTTTTTTGAAGGTAAAATTCtttcacttatatatttagtTCAATTACAAatgtctattaaataattttgattaatgttttaagtaaaatttttggaagtatctatttttcaataatatgttatattgaatatatttgtaaGTGCAATGGATGGATTGTGTAACCAGTATCGGAGGGTATGTTGTATGCTATTATTCCAAAACAGGTTTGTAAATAGCATGCATGTGTTAAAGAactatagcatttttttttctgtaagcattttttttaaagcattcaaaaCTTAAATGAAACAGTGTGTTGTGTTTTCTAGTATAAATCTGATTAATTTGGGCAACATTCAGTaatgtctaaaattatttttcagactaAAATTTTTCAcagtgaaataaatttgtatataaatttaaagagactttttgaaaaatttgtgcatatatttgaaaataaaatctggcATATGTGTTGCTCAAGATAAGAAAAAATTGTTGTTAAGTTTCAAAGttctaaaagttaattaaattattatttaataataaattaaataaattgttagtattttttaagctatatttttaaaaaatgttatcttggattaaaaaattttacattgtattacatttaaaaagaaaagttagatatccttgaaaagttaatttttttcccccatttcatttccatatgatttttttcttgaatttaatatttttgttttaatctgatATGGAATTTGTAACAGTGACTTAagtgttatgatgaaattcaaactaatttctttGTTCCATTTAATCaccattaaaattgttttgtcattgtttaaattaagatttaaaaaaaaaaaaaatgtgcttcttGGAATAAACTCTGAAGtgggatttttatttcatactatatTCACATTCTAATTTGCAAGGACAGTAATTTGGTGTAgatttttccatgaaattaatatttttaaatcttttcaaaaaatagaaatattaccTGAAGGCATTCTATGTTAATAGCTTAGCAGCCAGAAGAGccaatattttaagtgaataagtTAAATACTTCTTTTGCATCTATGTTATCTTTGCAATCTATCTAGCCAAAGAATGACCAatatacatgcaaaaaaaaaaaaaaaaaaaaaaaatctgtagtttcattgttttacttaattcttattgTGTTCATTGTTAGATGAATAAGAGGattctttttaaaacacatttttatttctatttttcatggacatgataaaagttttcattttttaaatgcttttaaagatttttttctttcatattcacATCACCAATGTCAAAGACAAAaaagattcatagtaactctttttaaatttatatgcattccAAGTGGGACttcttttccctttaaaaaaaatgacagatttcTTTGAGATTTTTGATTTTCATGTGATTTTACAGATCAGTATTAGACAGTTGAAATTACAGTATTTTACagtataattagaaattttatattatttatgtatagttgtattaagtttgatttatttctattttcagacCTAAAATGCTAAGGCTTTTAAATTCTGGAGTGAATTTAATTGTGGATCGTTATGCTTATTCTGGAGTAGCTTTCTCTTATGCCAAAAAGGTACAAGTTCGGAAATGTATCTAATTTTTAGAGTCTTATTGAAGTAtgaatttattcagtttatttaaacttaatttatcatAATGCCTCTGACAAATTTTAACtgttaattcccccccccccattttgaAAGGCTTTTCCTGctctgaaatttttgtaaataaaactttttaaactctttcaaacattttgaatgttattttgcACAATGTGGTAAGCTTCACTCTCGTTATCCTAGAAAATTCCccaattaaatagaaaattaattcaaatttgtgtattgtttttaaaaattttcctttggcATTTTTCTaagactaaattatttaaatataacacactaaattttgtccaaaaaatatttgttatttgaaatggtaataataaaattattactttgtttaataaaaacaaataatttaaaatgcaatggaAAATCTTAACATATTGCTTGagcatttcaataatttcttttgtattgaaACATATCAATAGAGTTCATTGCTGCTTGAATAACAATgctatttttaaactgaattgactttcatttgtttattatagaaaattgatgcattttctagttttcagaatttaatatttaaattggataattttttttagataatggCCTGATGGATAATATATTAAAGAgggaagcaaataattttttcatcttttaaatacattattaacagaaagtattcttatatattttttgaaaatctattcaggtatattcaaaatacttattttttaattaaatagaagtggggaattattttcaaataaattcaattatagcAATCtatcaaataagtatttttttcttgttttgtggCTATatgttatcaaattataaaatattcattcaataattgTAATGCTGTAAAATTATgacttgtaatttttataaatatttgattgaatgatGTATGGTGGTGGTATATGTGTATGGTGGAATTCTGAATCATTAACTTTATACAGAACAGTGTCTCATGCATTAACACAAGGCTAAAGTTAtccttatacaaaaaaaattctgtttatttaaataatgttttcattaatttgcCTTATTAATGTAGTTgtatcaacattttaaatgtaatcattttataaaactttcaacTGTGCAAAAAGGgtgataaaatcaaattaaataaaaatgacgcattgtgatacatttaattttttatgatttaattcttTACTGACTTTGTCGTTTTccctgatgaaattttttttataaattgaccaatttatttttaaaacaaagcatAGTTTGCATGCATGAATAGCGGTGCATAGTTTGATGTATAAACAATGGCAACTTGTGGCTATAGCAGTGCAGGCTCTATGACCTTTATTGTATCACACACTGATAACTTTCATCACATctgaagtttttctttttctaattagttttgaaaatttaattactaggcactcaaaaataaaaaataaaaattgaattttgacttgatacaggtaaaattaacaaataaattgttataaatcaataattatttccaactaattttaattaaaaaatcaaacctCATATTAAAGGATTTTCATTCCTTATTCTTTGATGAAGATTTATTCAACTGGAACTgtaaagttaaattatatatatgtttccTTCATATTTATGTAGGAAAAAAACTggatagtataatattttattgttaacatTTAAGTTATCAATGATTtcgcatcattttttttatcaccacgtgttaggataaaaaatatataccacAATGGGAGTGTTTCAGTTATAATATGTATGGGGGATAGAAGTTGCTATTAAATGCAGCACCTTGTTTTCCTTCACATCATCAAAATGAGTATGTTTAGTTGCTGCATATGCTTAAAAGTAGAAATCAATGCTATTCAGATATTTTGTTCTTATCTTTCATTAGTAAATGAAGCTTGCCATTTTtccgtatatttttaaaattttacaccttTGTAGGGaatattgtaagatttttttatgcatttgaatatcatgtgtaaaaataagtaaattggaggttgtttttatgcttaaaaacaGATTGTACTGTTGCAATTCCATAATACATAATCCACCCCAGTgtataaagtttcataaaaatgttttgcattgaa encodes:
- the LOC129966733 gene encoding thymidylate kinase-like is translated as MLRRGALIVLEGCDRVGKSTHSKMLYEALKSEDLKVESLQFPDRTTAIGSVINKYLTGAEELEDHAIHLLFSANRWEQVPKMLRLLNSGVNLIVDRYAYSGVAFSYAKKGLNFSWCKQSDVGLPKPDLVLFLDLPPEAMAKRSGFGDEVYEKEDFQNEVKKVYGLLREDNWKVINTDREISEVQEEIKTLVKDTINNVSTSTCDTLWTDNFETYV